GCCCCTGGCTTTCCTGTGAACTGACGTCGATCAACACAAACCCAATCTTGATCACGCTGAGTTTGCAGGTACATTCGAGGAATTGCCTCGAGTGATTTCGGTCAGACAACATCTGGTCTTAGACTCCCTGAAAAAAATACGAGGAACAACTCGCAATATGAAACCGACAAAAGATTCCGGGCCCTATTTTGTCGGCGTTGATATTGGTGGTACGAATGTCAAAGTTGGCATCGTCAATGACGCGGGGCAGACACTGGCTTTTACCAAGACAAAGACAGAAGTCACCCAAGGCGTTGATGCAGGCTTAAAAAATATTTATCAGGCAATCGCCGATGTCTTATCAGACTGTCAGTTTACGATGGAAGACATCAAAGCCATCGGAATTGCCACACCTGGTACCATGGATATCCCCGGCGGGAAACTGGTGGATCCTCCCAATCTTCCTACCTGGAAGGGATTTCCTATCCGTCAGGTGATCTGTGATCATTATTCAGGAAAAAAGACGATCTACCAGAATGATGCGAATGCAGCCGCATATGGAGAATATTGGGTCGGAGGAGCACGCGAAGCGCATAGCCTGGTACTCTGGACCCTGGGCACAGGTATTGGATGTGGTATCATTATAGATGAGATGATCATCGAAGGCCGCCATTCACATGGGGGTGAATGTGGTCATATTGTCATTCAAATGACAAATGGCCGACTGTGTGATTCGGGGCAGTATGGCACACTCGAAGCGTATTCGGGCGGCAAATCACTGGTCCGTCACTGTCAGGAACTACTGGACGCAGGACGCGCCTCGTTATTAAATGAAATGATGCAGGAAGGGAATAACCTGAGTCCTCTCTTAATCGCCCAGGCAGCGGAACGAGGGGACGAGTTATCAAACGAATTGATCATGGAATCAGCCATGTGTCTGGGAGTCGGCACCACCACTCTGATGCATACCATTGATCCAGACATAATTTTGTTTGGAGGGGCTGTGACGTTTGGAGGTAAAGACTCTGAGCTGGGGCAGCGGTTTATGAATCGAATTCGCCAGGAAGCAAAAGCGCGAGCGTTTCAAGTCCCTTATGAAAACACCATCATCGACTTTGCCGAACTCGGCTCGGATGCCGGTTACATCGGCGTCGCCGGCTGTGCTCGACTGGCGTGCCTCAAAGCCGAGAAAAAATAATTATCCGGCCAGGCCAGCTTTTTACCCTGGTTTTCTTACATAAGTAAATGAGATCCATTCAATGGCAACAGAGACCCGTTTGATTCGAAACTTTTCGATCGTCGCGCACATCGACCATGGTAAAAGTACGCTCGCCGATCAATTGCTGCTTAAAACCGGCGCCATCACGGAGCGGGAATTTAAAAACCAGATTCTGGACGACCTGCAAATCGAGCAGGACCGCGGGATTACGGTCAAAGCACGGACGGTGGTTATTTATCACGAGTATAAAGGCGAAACCTATGAGTTGAACCTGATTGACACTCCTGGACACGTTGACTTTCACTATGAAGTTTCTCGCAGTCTGGCAGCCTGTGAAGGAGCCCTGCTGCTGGTTGACGCATTTCAGGGTGTGCAGGCACAGACCGTCGCAAATGCGTACGCCAGCATCAATGCCGATCTCACGATTATTCCGGTCGTCAATAAAATTGACCTGCCGGTCACCCGCATTGATGAAGTTCTGGAAGAAGTGGAAACGGTGATTGGTCTGGATCCGGAAGACGCGTTGATGGTGAGCGCCAAAAGCGGCATCGGCATCGAAGAAACTCTGGATGCGATTGTGGAACGGATTCCTCCACCGGAAGGAAAAGCCGACGCCCCATTGCAGGCGCTGGTCTTTGACAGCAAATACGACCACTACCGTGGCGTCGTTACATATGTGCGTGTGATCCAGGGAACCATTGAAAAGGGGCAAACGGTCATCCTGATGCGTGGCGGCGCCAAGCTGGATATCATTGAAATTGGTCAGTTCACTCCTCATATGAAACCCGTCAAAACTCTGGGGCCAGGCCAGGTAGGTTACCTGGTCAGCGGTGCGAAAGAGCTGGATCAGGTTCACGTAGGGGATACCATTGCCAATCCTAAAAACCTGCCTCCCGCGCCCCTGCCCGGTTATCAGACTCCACAACAGATGGTGTTCTGCGGCATGTATCCAATTGAAGCAACTGACTTCGAAAAACTACGGGATGAATTACAAAAGCTGAGTCTGAACGATGCCAGCTTCAGCTTTGTCCCTGAAACCAGTGATGCCCTCGGCTTTGGTTTCCGTTGTGGTTTTCTAGGCATGCTGCATATGGAAATCATTCAGCAGCGTCTGGAGCAGGAATTCAATATCGACCTGCTGCAGACCGCTCCCAACGTGACCTACGAAATCCTGGAGCGTAACGGAGATGTTGTGCATATCGACAATCCGCAGGACGTTCCTGATGCCAGCCGCATTGAGGAATTCCGGGAGCCGATTGCTCTCGTCACGTTCATTCTGCCAGCGGAAAATATCGGCACCATCATGCAACTGTGTGCGGATCGACGAGGCATCTACAAAAATACTGAATACCTGGGGACAAATCGAGCGCAACTGATTTATGAATTGCCATTAGCAGAAATCGTCTACGACATGTACGATCGTCTGAAAAGTGCGACTCGTGGCTATGGCACGATGGACTATGAAATCATCGGTTTCCGCGCCGCCGACTTGGTAAAAATGGACATCCTTGTCAAAGGCGAAAAAGTCGACGCCCTATCGACCATCGTCCATCGGTCCCAGTCCGAACGTCGAGGACGGGCGCTGGTGAAACGTCTGAAAGAAGAAATCTCAAAACATCAGTTTGAAATCCCGATTCAGGCGGCGATTGGCGGCAAGATCATTGCCCGTGAAACCATCAAGGCATTGCGCAAAAATGTGACGGCCAAATGTTACGGCGGCGATATCACCCGTAAACGCAAGCTGTGGGAAAAACAGAAAGAGGGTAAAAAACGACTCAAGCAATTCGGCCAGGTTGAAATCCCTCAGAAAGCATTCCTGGCTGTTCTGGATGCGACTAAAGATGAGTAAGACAAAAGCCAACCAGGCGTGTCTACAATCCCCGGCGTTTACTCAACCTGCTCCAGCAACTCTTCCAGCGCTTTTGTGCAGGCCTTCATGGAAATGACGGCTTGCTGAAAATTCATATGCAGAGAAGCTTCCGGTGCATCCAGGGCAAACTGATCTGTGGCCTTGCGTAGCTTACTGATTTTCTTTCGCAGCATTTTGAGATACGCCTCGGGGTCTTCGACGCGAGTTTCCAACGCCCGCGATGTATCAAACACGGCACGCGCGATATGCATCAGCTCCGGAAAATCCTCGACTTCATCACTGTGTTTGATGAAAGTACGCACCATCCACGCATGCGATAAAATAATCTGGCTGTGATCAACGGCTTCCTGTTTGCTGTAAGTCATCTCTACCTGACACTCTGAAATTCAACAGTTCTCTCTCGGCGTTTTACAACACAATTCGTTGCTTCCACATTTGAAAAGTAACTATTGGCAAGGAGACTTGCAAGAGTTCAGAACAAAACGACTGCATGACTTGTCTGATAACGTCACACATTAAATCGAGTGTGTGAAATCGTCGCCACGATAATATTCGTAAAACAGGCGGCCAATTTCATCACTCAAGCGCGAAAGATACTCTTTCTTGAATTTGGAGAACGTGACTTCCGATGTCGCACGGGGTGCACGCAGTGGATAGAACGAGGTGATTTCCTTGCTGTAAAGTTTTTCGCCTTCGCCGTTTTCATCCATTTCATAAACCGTCACCATGCCTTCCGCGCGGCCGCGGTAGAGGTCGGAACTGTTTTCCTCATACAGGCTATATTCATGCAATTCGACATGAATCACGTACGATACGTCAAACGCTTCACCAATTTCTTCTGGCTTGTCCCAATCGGGATTCTCATCCAGCCAGGCGCGGATTCGATCAGGGTTGACTACTTTCACGCCATGACTGTGCAGGCGGAACGTGGTGTATTTAGCCAGATCATTGTGGATGCCGTCGAAGTTATACTGTAATTCTAAAGGGGCATAGCAGACGATCGCTACCGTGACATCTTTATCCGTCATTGACTTCTGAGTTTGTGCATCGAAGTCTGGCTCAATGGAAGGGGGACCACCAATCAGATAACCCAGCAGGATAAAATAATTGCAGCCTGACATTGTTGTGCACATCACCAGCACCAGCGCCAGTTTTGTGACTGCGTTGAAGAAACGTTTATGAACACATTGTCCGAACGAAAAAATTGTCATCGTGTGATCCTTCACAACTCCGAATGAAATTTTGGTGCTATCTCTGAATGTTAAGCGGAAGAACTAAATCTCTTCTCCCGCATGATAATTGTAAAAGAAGCGACCAATCTGATCGGCTATGCGATCCAAATATTTTTTTCTGAAGACTTTGGGGGATTCCTGCTCGACGGAAACCGGAAGATGGCTCGGGTACTCTGACGTATATTCACTGGAAAAGACTTCCAATGCCCGCTTCATCCCGTCTGCTTCCATAACTTCATAGGCCGAAACATTCCCGAATGCTTTTCCTCGCAGCAGGTTGGGGCTGTTGGGTTCACGATAATCGAAATCATCGATATCGACGTGAATGATGTAGTCAGTATCAAAATTTTCTGCCAGCTCATCAACGTCGTTCCAGACGCCGCCGTTGTCATCCAACCAAGTGGCTACTTCTCCGGTGTCCATGACCTCAATATCCTGACGCTTCAAACGATAAGTAATCTGTTCGAGCAAATCATAATTTAACGAGGGATAATCCGAACGAATTGATTCCGGCGTTGAACAAATCACCAGAACTTTCTTCTTTTCATCCGCCAGGTCAACCTTGGTACGGCTGGTAAATTCGCACGTGATAAGCGGATCACCAAAAAACATCTTGCCAGCCATGACGTACAACGAGCAGCCACTGGCGCTCAAACAGACCAGCATTAACAACACCACAGCAAAAAATTGCTGGTTGAAAAAACGGGCATGATGGATCTGGATCGCATTTCG
This window of the Gimesia fumaroli genome carries:
- a CDS encoding ROK family protein; this encodes MKPTKDSGPYFVGVDIGGTNVKVGIVNDAGQTLAFTKTKTEVTQGVDAGLKNIYQAIADVLSDCQFTMEDIKAIGIATPGTMDIPGGKLVDPPNLPTWKGFPIRQVICDHYSGKKTIYQNDANAAAYGEYWVGGAREAHSLVLWTLGTGIGCGIIIDEMIIEGRHSHGGECGHIVIQMTNGRLCDSGQYGTLEAYSGGKSLVRHCQELLDAGRASLLNEMMQEGNNLSPLLIAQAAERGDELSNELIMESAMCLGVGTTTLMHTIDPDIILFGGAVTFGGKDSELGQRFMNRIRQEAKARAFQVPYENTIIDFAELGSDAGYIGVAGCARLACLKAEKK
- the lepA gene encoding translation elongation factor 4, which codes for MATETRLIRNFSIVAHIDHGKSTLADQLLLKTGAITEREFKNQILDDLQIEQDRGITVKARTVVIYHEYKGETYELNLIDTPGHVDFHYEVSRSLAACEGALLLVDAFQGVQAQTVANAYASINADLTIIPVVNKIDLPVTRIDEVLEEVETVIGLDPEDALMVSAKSGIGIEETLDAIVERIPPPEGKADAPLQALVFDSKYDHYRGVVTYVRVIQGTIEKGQTVILMRGGAKLDIIEIGQFTPHMKPVKTLGPGQVGYLVSGAKELDQVHVGDTIANPKNLPPAPLPGYQTPQQMVFCGMYPIEATDFEKLRDELQKLSLNDASFSFVPETSDALGFGFRCGFLGMLHMEIIQQRLEQEFNIDLLQTAPNVTYEILERNGDVVHIDNPQDVPDASRIEEFREPIALVTFILPAENIGTIMQLCADRRGIYKNTEYLGTNRAQLIYELPLAEIVYDMYDRLKSATRGYGTMDYEIIGFRAADLVKMDILVKGEKVDALSTIVHRSQSERRGRALVKRLKEEISKHQFEIPIQAAIGGKIIARETIKALRKNVTAKCYGGDITRKRKLWEKQKEGKKRLKQFGQVEIPQKAFLAVLDATKDE
- a CDS encoding amidohydrolase, whose product is MTYSKQEAVDHSQIILSHAWMVRTFIKHSDEVEDFPELMHIARAVFDTSRALETRVEDPEAYLKMLRKKISKLRKATDQFALDAPEASLHMNFQQAVISMKACTKALEELLEQVE